A stretch of the Halomonas sp. BDJS001 genome encodes the following:
- a CDS encoding SapC family protein, which translates to MSRFTPLSPSTHQTKGWLKTADYLFMADQAAIALVAEELPHALVTMPVGFRQRQDGNFELIAICSLGDEKNLFVHPDGRWMASYKPALVRSYPFLLRHDLTKKQYVLCVDESSGLIVDHHDGQGEPFFNESGEPAELLSQIIEFLTKWERQRFVTQKAVDMMASLKLLTPWNINMQTEEGVTTRTVTGFYRIDEKALNALPVSELNALRQVNALPIVYAQLFAQHRLDVLVRLYGLHNQWASKGAENVDLESLFDSGDDSISFDFDS; encoded by the coding sequence ATGTCTCGCTTTACACCGCTATCGCCAAGTACTCATCAAACCAAGGGGTGGCTTAAAACTGCTGATTACCTGTTTATGGCTGACCAAGCTGCGATTGCACTTGTGGCGGAAGAGCTCCCTCATGCACTAGTTACTATGCCAGTTGGTTTTCGTCAGCGACAGGATGGTAATTTTGAACTAATTGCCATCTGCTCACTTGGGGATGAGAAGAACCTTTTTGTCCATCCTGATGGACGCTGGATGGCAAGCTATAAACCGGCGCTAGTGCGTTCTTATCCATTTTTGTTGCGCCATGATTTAACAAAAAAGCAGTATGTGCTTTGCGTAGATGAAAGCAGTGGCCTGATCGTAGACCATCACGATGGCCAAGGTGAACCTTTTTTTAATGAGTCGGGTGAACCCGCAGAGCTATTAAGTCAGATAATAGAGTTCCTTACTAAATGGGAGCGGCAGCGCTTTGTAACGCAGAAGGCAGTCGATATGATGGCTAGCCTGAAGCTACTAACCCCTTGGAATATTAATATGCAAACTGAGGAGGGTGTAACGACGCGAACAGTAACGGGTTTTTACCGTATTGATGAAAAAGCGCTTAACGCCTTGCCGGTAAGCGAGCTAAACGCGTTACGTCAGGTTAATGCACTGCCAATTGTTTATGCCCAGCTTTTTGCACAGCACCGTCTGGATGTTTTAGTCCGTCTCTACGGATTGCACAATCAATGGGCATCCAAAGGGGCCGAGAATGTTGACTTGGAATCGCTGTTTGATAGTGGTGACGATAGCATAAGCTTTGATTTCGATAGCTGA
- a CDS encoding DUF4214 domain-containing protein produces the protein MALTVTEIQQLYTAYLGRPVDREGLEYWQEQDVSESELRANLANDNQPEYVELYGDRTREELVTAVYENMFGREPEEAGLEYWVNGDGASVPASELQQLFINAASAEDREAFDAQVGEDISNIPSPGEPEVPSDTIDITFNTSTVGDSEDIFGTFEATADGELNQIALPEGAIRNSQQTVTSIGKAEWDAAGRPVTTSADYTFNMSNQLGAEKEYSGLFLSPLLTSESRSTNSQLFIELLDIRAAGTEEPLGNLPIDGIRFEVDGEATVLRSDAIFEAKTYPELLSAIREAIANDSDLAGFTAQIGSSFTATDGGQPIPGAVGSTIILTDAQGREISGGSFTYSDQETGGFTLYGDLSTEAPESVRELISTNLELDNVGYGSQGGSINLAGESNTDKGVEEFNVNAENGVWLSRLESESPSGKQALKEINLTGSGYFRVGQQADQNVLGVAELLDTWEVGTENTPESITGLVDVEKFNGQDFDGEIKLNAYITEDVIERDLNAQDDQDVPADDNVNYTYQTADGDDQISLAIQETVLQREDALLNINAGNGDNVVETVIVDANGLPTSVVNQQLNQDFGAEQVTIVTGNGDDVVRTWGAGDATISTGAGNDAIYADNSGLVDLATGDSIDATRWEFNSTAAGGAPTEESNSNAGLSNGANGVAQTFNAFKLQVQVSFKGFESVWVNVPHSATQTTSLQINQAIKDAVNNDAVLQHLIEANDGNGNILDIVSLIDESQDLGNLEDLSIDFRGPLAAGAANPTGRPQLTADETNATAQLGAIEEIYTTDGVGTADSVVGEVVGEASQVESDNVINAGTGNDVIVLGTGAESNDTVKIDGVFDRNSIVNFESDSADAGFDILDFTSILGGAADFDGSIAADDQAVDVITYAAGDYARDGVTWANLSAADIAASFEGLSSAAEDTNGVLLVQDGAETGQYKAFSLASTADSDDFSVQLLGILDFGETQTFDAANFA, from the coding sequence ACTGCAGCAGCTGTTCATCAATGCCGCTTCAGCAGAAGACCGTGAAGCGTTTGATGCTCAAGTTGGTGAAGATATCTCGAACATTCCTAGCCCAGGCGAGCCAGAAGTACCTTCTGACACTATCGATATTACCTTCAATACCAGCACCGTAGGTGATTCTGAAGATATCTTCGGTACTTTCGAGGCAACGGCGGATGGTGAACTGAACCAGATCGCTCTTCCTGAAGGTGCTATTCGCAACAGCCAGCAAACCGTGACCTCTATCGGTAAAGCTGAGTGGGATGCTGCTGGTCGTCCGGTAACCACTTCTGCTGACTACACTTTCAATATGTCCAACCAGTTGGGCGCTGAGAAAGAGTATTCCGGTCTATTCCTGAGCCCGCTGCTGACCTCTGAGTCGCGCAGCACCAACTCTCAGCTGTTTATCGAGCTGTTGGATATCCGCGCTGCAGGTACTGAAGAGCCGCTAGGCAACTTGCCTATCGATGGTATTCGTTTCGAAGTTGACGGCGAAGCCACCGTACTGCGTTCTGACGCTATCTTTGAAGCCAAAACCTATCCGGAACTGCTGTCTGCTATTCGTGAAGCCATTGCTAACGATAGCGATCTAGCTGGTTTCACTGCACAGATTGGTTCTAGCTTCACTGCTACCGACGGCGGCCAGCCAATTCCAGGTGCAGTGGGTAGCACGATTATCCTGACCGATGCACAAGGCCGCGAAATTTCCGGTGGTTCTTTCACATATAGCGACCAGGAAACTGGCGGCTTCACCCTTTACGGTGATCTGTCCACTGAAGCGCCTGAATCCGTACGTGAATTGATCTCTACTAACCTGGAACTCGATAACGTTGGTTACGGTTCTCAGGGTGGTTCTATCAACCTGGCCGGTGAGTCTAACACCGATAAAGGTGTTGAAGAGTTCAACGTCAACGCTGAGAACGGTGTGTGGTTGTCTCGTCTTGAGTCTGAATCGCCTTCTGGCAAGCAGGCGCTGAAAGAGATTAATCTGACGGGTAGCGGCTACTTCCGCGTTGGCCAGCAAGCTGACCAGAACGTTCTGGGTGTGGCTGAGCTGCTTGATACTTGGGAAGTTGGTACTGAGAATACGCCTGAGTCCATCACTGGCCTGGTTGACGTTGAGAAGTTTAATGGTCAAGACTTTGACGGTGAAATCAAGCTAAACGCTTATATCACTGAAGACGTTATTGAGCGTGACCTGAATGCTCAAGACGATCAAGATGTTCCTGCAGATGATAACGTCAACTACACTTACCAGACTGCTGATGGTGATGACCAGATCTCTCTGGCTATCCAGGAAACAGTTTTGCAGCGTGAAGACGCTCTGCTGAACATCAACGCCGGTAACGGTGACAACGTTGTTGAAACTGTAATCGTTGATGCAAACGGTTTGCCGACGTCTGTTGTCAACCAGCAGCTCAATCAGGATTTCGGTGCTGAGCAAGTAACTATCGTTACTGGCAATGGCGATGACGTTGTGCGCACCTGGGGTGCTGGCGATGCTACCATCAGTACTGGCGCTGGCAACGATGCTATCTATGCAGATAACTCTGGCCTTGTTGATCTGGCTACTGGCGACTCTATCGATGCCACTCGCTGGGAGTTCAACTCCACAGCAGCTGGCGGTGCGCCGACTGAAGAATCCAACAGCAACGCTGGTCTGTCTAATGGCGCTAACGGCGTAGCTCAAACGTTCAATGCTTTCAAGCTTCAGGTTCAAGTAAGCTTTAAAGGCTTTGAGTCAGTATGGGTTAATGTTCCTCACTCTGCTACCCAGACTACTTCGCTGCAAATCAATCAAGCTATCAAGGACGCGGTTAACAACGACGCGGTTCTGCAGCACCTGATTGAAGCCAACGATGGCAACGGCAACATTCTGGACATCGTTTCCCTGATCGACGAAAGCCAAGATCTGGGTAACCTGGAAGACTTAAGCATTGACTTCCGCGGTCCTCTGGCAGCGGGTGCAGCGAACCCGACTGGCCGTCCGCAGTTGACTGCTGATGAAACCAATGCTACAGCTCAGCTGGGTGCCATTGAAGAAATTTACACCACTGATGGTGTAGGCACTGCTGATAGCGTGGTTGGCGAAGTTGTTGGCGAGGCAAGCCAAGTTGAGAGCGACAACGTTATCAACGCTGGTACTGGTAACGATGTGATCGTTCTGGGTACAGGCGCAGAGAGCAACGATACTGTTAAGATCGACGGTGTATTTGATCGCAACAGCATTGTCAACTTTGAGTCTGACAGCGCAGATGCCGGTTTTGACATCCTTGACTTCACCAGCATCCTTGGCGGTGCAGCTGACTTCGATGGCAGCATCGCAGCTGACGATCAGGCCGTTGATGTCATCACCTACGCTGCTGGTGACTATGCGCGTGATGGTGTTACTTGGGCCAACCTGAGTGCGGCTGACATTGCTGCAAGCTTTGAAGGCCTGTCTAGCGCTGCTGAAGATACCAACGGCGTTTTGTTGGTACAAGATGGCGCCGAAACTGGTCAGTACAAGGCGTTCTCCCTGGCCTCGACTGCCGATAGTGATGACTTCAGTGTTCAACTGTTGGGCATTCTGGACTTCGGTGAAACTCAGACCTTCGACGCTGCCAACTTTGCTTAA